GAGGGGACATTATGAACTATTTTTGCAGAATAAATAGGATAAAAGAGGGTAACGATTTTGAAAAAAAGCACACTCCTTTTATTGAATGTCCAGACATTGTTAAAAGTGAAGAGTATTTTGAAGTTAAAATTTCTCCTGGAATTCCTCATCCTATGGAAGATAGTCATTTTATTCAATGGATTGAGTTATATATGGGTGATATTTATTTAGCAAGGGTGGATTTTACACAATTTATGAAGCCTGAGGTAAAGTTAATGGTAAAATCTCCTTTAAAAAGACATGAAAAATTTACCTTAAAGGCTTTGATGAGATGTAACTTACATGGAGTGTGGGAATATATAAAAGAGATTAAATTAGAATAATTTCTTTAATTTTTTAACGAATTTAGTCAGGTTAAGTATATGTATCAAAATTATAATAAAATTATAATAGCATAATATCAATCGACAATAAAAAGGTTAAAAAGGTGAAAAAATGGCAAAATATCAATGTATGTGCGGTTGGATTTATGATGAAGATGTGGGGGAACCTTCTCAAAATATACCTCCTGGAACAAAATTTGAAGATTTACCTGATACATTTAGATGTCCACAATGTGGATTAGGAAAAAACGCTTTTAGAAAGATAGAAGAATAGGTGATAAACTATGATAACAACAAATCATCCACTATATGAGGCTTTGAAAGATATTCAAGACTTTAAATTAAGATTAATAGAATACTTCAAAGATAAAGATGTTTTTCCTATAAAAAGTAAAGTAGAATTAGCTGAAGTATTACCTTGTGGTTTATCATTGCCTTGCGGAACTATTGAGGCAGGAGAGTTGGTTAAATTATTAACAGACAACGACTTTCCAATAAAAGATGCAGAAGATTTAGCAATGAAATTAGCAAATAAATGTCTAATTGAAAAGAAAGAATAAGTTGGTGAATATAGGATGATTAAAGAAAATATCTTAAATGCCTTAAATAAACAAATAAATAAAGAATTTTACTCAGCATATCTCTATTTATCCATGTCAGCCTATGCGGAATCTCTTGGTTTAAAAGGATTCGCCCAGTGGTTTAAAGTTCAAAGTCAGGAAGAATTAGACCATGCAATGAAGATATATAGTTATGTTATAGAAAGGGGTGGGAGAGTAAAATTATATGCCATAGAAAAACCAAAAAATGATTGGTCAATTATTGAAGTGTTCGAAGATGGATACAAACATGAACAACTCATGACCGAATCAATAAACAATTTAATGGATTTGGCAGTTTCTGAAAAGGACTACGCAACAGTAAATTTCCTACAATGGTTTGTAAATGAACAAGTTGAAGAAGAGGCATCTTTTTCAGAAATTTTAGATAAATTAAAATTAATTGGTGATGATAAAAGAGGATTATTTATGCTCGATAAAGATCTTGGACAGAGAGTATATACTTCTCCAATAACAGAGAAAATTTAATTCTTTAGGTGAAAATATGACTTGGTGGAAGTGTTCAAATTGTGGTTATGTTTTTGAAGCAGACAAACCCCCAGAAAAATGTCCAAATTGTGGAGCTAAATGTACATTTTATGATGTAACCTGCTACACTCCTGAGTGTGGATTTAAAGGTTACGATCCTAAATTAGTTGCAAGAAATCCAAATGAAGAAAGTAAATTATAAATATTAAAATATTTAGAGGTGAGAAAATATGTGTGAAGGAAAAATGCCAGTTATTGGAGAGAAATTTCCAGAAGTAGAAGTTAAAACTACTCATGGAACTATTAAATTACCAGATTATTATGTAGAAAAAGGTAAATGGTTTGTATTATTTAGCCATCCCGCTGACTTTACCCCAGTTTGTACAACTGAATTCGTTGGGTTCCAAAAGAGATATGATGAATTTAGAAAATTAAATACTGAATTAATTGGTTTAAGTATCGATCAAGTATTTAGCCACTTAAAATGGATTGAGTGGATCAAAGAAAAATTAAATGTAGAAATAGAATTCCCAATTATTGCAGATGACAGAGGAAAATTAGCAGAAAAATTAGGAATGATAAGCCCATACAAAGGAGATAACACAGTTAGAGCAGTTTTTGTCGTAGATAACAAAGGAATTATTAGAGCTATAATTTACTATCCACAAGAAGTTGGTAGAAACTTAGATGAAATCGTAAGGTTAGTCAAAGCATTACAAGTTTCTGACGAAAAAGGAGTAGCAATGCCTGCAAACTGGCCAGAAAATGACATAATTGGAGATAAAGTAATAATTCCACCGGCATCATCATTAGAAGAAATTAAGAAAAGAAAAGAGGCCTGTGAAAAAGGAGAAATTGAATGCTTAGATTGGTGGTTCTGCTATAAAAAGTTAGATTAATCCAAATTTTTTATTTTTAAATTTTATTGAGGCTGATAACCATGGTAGAACTTAAAATTGCCTGTAAATTAGATGGTACTTGTGAAAAACCAAAATATAGAAAATATAAATGTAGAGTTTGTGGTTGGGTATATGATCCATTAAAAGGAGATCCTTCTCAAAACATACCACCAAAGACCCCATTCGAAGAACTTCCAGACGATTGGGTTTGTCCAGTTTGTAGAGGAAAAGTAGGTAAAGAATACTTCGAACCATTAGATGAATGGGTAGAATTCGATTAAAATATTTATTATTTTTGGTGAATTCTTATGAAACAAACTTTAATAAATTTAATAAAGGCATATATTGGAGAGAGTTTAGCAAGGAATAGATATACCTGCTATGCAAAAATTGCAAAAAATGAAGGTTATGAAATTATATCCGATATATTTTTATTAACTGCTGAAAATTTAAAGGCTTCAATTGAAGGAGAACACTATGAATATACAGAAATGTATCCAAAGTTTGCAGAAATCGCAGAAAAAGAGGGATTAAAAGATATTGCTGAAAGATTGAGAGCAATTGCAATAGCAGAAAAGCATCACGAAGAGAGATTTAAAAAATTGTTAAAAGAACTTGAAAACGGAACATTATATAAGAAAAATGAAAATATAGAATGGGTTTGTAAAAAATGCGGCTATGTTCATGTAGGAAATGAACCACCAGAAGAATGTCCTTCATGTTCTCATCCAAGAAAATACTTTATGGTTAAATGCGAAAAATATTAAAGTGGGGGATGAAGATGAAAGTAGCTTTCTTAATTTTCTCATATTTACATAAAAACAGTCCAAACATTCCAGTAATGTTTCATACATTGTTATTTGCAAATGAGTTAAAAGAAAAAGGAGATGTAGTGAAGATTATATTAGAAGGAGAAGGGGTCTTATGGGCAAAGGATTTGTTAAGTGAGAACCATCCATTGAAAAATCACTTTGAAAAATTAAAAGATGACTTTGTAGTTTGTGAAGCATGTGCAAGTATGTTTAACATTAAAAATGAAATTGAAGGAAAATTAAAGTTAGAAAATGATCTATTTGGACATATAAGTTTAAAGAAATATTTAGATGAAGGTTATCAAATCATTGAACTTTAAAAAGTGATTATTATGGTATTAGAAATTAAAAAAGATATATTTTGGGTTGGAGTAATTGATTGGGAAGTTAGAGATTTTCATGGATATATAACGCAGGATGGTTCTACATATAATTCATATCTAATAAAAGATAATAAAAATGTTTTAATAGATACTGCAAAAAGTTATATGTTTGATGAACTAATTGAAGGAATTAACAAAGTCATTAATCCTAAGGAAATTGACTATGTCGTTGTAAATCATGTGGAACCTGACCATAGCGGTTGTGTAGATAAGATTGTTAAACTCAGTGGAGCAACAGTAATTACGAATGAGAAAGGAAAGGAGCATTTATCTTTATATTATGATACAGAAGGATGGGACTTTATTATTGTAGATACCGGAGATGAAATAAATATTGGAAACAGAACCTTAAAGTTTATAAAAACTCCAATGCTCCACTGGCCAGACAATATGCTAACATACTGTGTAGAAGATAAAATTTTATTCTCTAATGATGCATTTGGGCAACATATTGCAACATCTGAAAGATTTGATTATGAAGTTGGAGACATAATTTTTGAATATGCAAAAGAGTACTTTGCAAATATATTAATGCCTTATAAAATGTTAATTCCTAATGCAATAAACTCCTTAAAAGATTTGGATATAGAACTTATCTGTCCTTCTCATGGAGTTATATGGAAAGAGATGAAAGATAAGATTATAAAAAAATATATTGATTGGGCAAGTGATAAAGTAGAAAATAAGGCTGTTATTGTTTATGACACAATGTATAATTCCACAAAGATGATGGCACATGCAATAGCCAACGGTTTGATGGAAAGGGGTGTAATTGTAAAAGTATATAGAATCTCAGAAACTCCTATGAATACAATTATCAGAGAGATGGTTGACGCTAAATATATACTCATTGGCTCTCCAACTCTAAATCAAAATATCCTGCCAAACATTGCTAAATTTTTAGCATATATGGAGGGATTAAGAATCACAAATAAAATAGGAGTTGCATTTGGTTCTTATGGATGGATGGAGATGGCTACTGAAAAAATAAAAGATGTTTTCAAAAAATTAAATTACAAGATAGTTGAGGATGATTGTTTAAAAGTAAGATTTGCTCCAAAAAAAGAAGATTTAAAGAAATGCTATGAATTTGGTAAAAAATTGGCAGAAGAAGATTTATAATATTTAAAATTAATCTTTTTTTATTTTTTTTATTAAATTGTGGTGAGAGTATGAAGGTTTTTGGAATCAGTGGAAGTCCAAGATTACAAGGAACTCATTTTGCAGTAAATTATGCCCTACAATATTTAAAAGATAAGGGGATAGATGTTAGATACTTCTCTGTTCATAAAAAGAAAATAAATTTTTGCATTCATTGTGACTATTGTATAAAAAAGAAAGAGGGATGTATTCATAAGGATGATATGGAAGAGGTTTATAAAAATCTTATCTGGGCTGATGGAGTTATAATAGGAACTCCTGTTTATCAAGGAAATGTCACTGGACAGTTAAAGACACTAATGGATAGATGTAGAGCAATTTTAGCTAAAAACCCTAAGATACTGAGAGGGAAAATTGGAATGGGAATTGCTATTGGTGGAGATAGAAACGGAGGGCAAGAGATTGCTTTAAGAACAATACACGACTTTTTTATAATAAATGAGATGATTCCAGTTGGGGGAGGCTCTTTTGGTGCAAACTTAGGAGCTACATTTTGGTCTAAGGACAAAGGAAAAAAAGGAATTGAAGAAGATGAGGAAGGATTGAGAGTTTTAAGAAAAACACTTAATAGGTTTTATGATGTTTTAAAGGAAAAAGTAGAAGGATAAAAGGGGGTAATAATGTTAAGAATTGCTTGGGGAATTACTGGATGTGGAGATAAACTTCCAGAAGTTGTTGAAATAATGAGAAAATTAAAAAATAAATATAATTTGGATATAGATGTTTATTTATCAAAAAATGCAAAAATTGTTGTAAAATGGTATAAACTTTGGCAAGTTTTAGAGGATGAATTCTATGATTTAAGAGTTGAAGTCAATGCTAATGCTCCATTTTTAGTTGGAAAATTACAAACTGGAAAATACGATTTATTTTTAGTAGCTCCTGCAACAGCAAACACAACTGCAAAAATTGCCTATGGAATTGCAGACACTTTAATAACTAACTCAGTGGCACAAGCAATGAAGGCAAGAGTTCCTGTCTATATATATCCACCAGACAATAAAAAAGGGGAAATAGAGACAATACTCCCGGGAAATAAAAAATTAACATTATACATAAGAGATGTAGATGTTGAAAATGTTGAAAGAATTAAAAGAATGGAAGGAATTGAAGTTCTATATAAGCCAGAGGATATAGAGAAGGTTATTTTAAAGCACATAGAAATGAAAAAACAGAACAAAAAAGAAGGATAAATTTTAATATTTTTATTAATCTAAATTTACTGCTTTAATGTGAATATCGTTTTTATCAAAAATTTTAATGACTATTTTCGAACCGTTAACGATATTTATTCGTTATTATATTACAGGTTATCGTAAATTTAGTTAAAAATATCGTTGGTGATATTTATGAAAAATTGCATTACTGCTATACCAGAAATTAAGAAGATGGTTGAAAAGGCAAAGCTAAAAGGTATAGAAACTCCACACACAAGGTTCCCAAATCAATTCCCAAAATGTCCTTATGGATTAAAGGGAGTTTACTGTATATTATGTGCTAATGGTCCTTGTAGAATAACTGAAAAAACTCCTTATGGGGTTTGTGGAGCAACAGCAGATGTCATTGTAGCAAGAAACCTATGTAGAGCAGTCGCCGCTGGAACTTCTTGTTATGTCCACTGTGCTGAAAATGCCGCAAGAGCATTATTATCTGCTGGAAAAGGAGAAGGTTCTTATGAAATAAGAAATGAGAAAAAATTAAGATTTTTAGCAAAAAAACTTGGCTTTGATGCAAATAAAGATGCTAAGATGTTGGCAGTTGAAATTGCAGAGTTCATATTAGAGGATATGTATAAACCAAGATGGGAAAAGAGTGAATTAGTCCCTAAATTATGTCCAGAAAAGAGATTAGAAGTATTTAAAAAGTTAGATATCCTTCCAGGAGGAGCAAAAGGAGAGATTGTTGATGCATTAACAAAGACTTCAACAAACTTAAACAGCAATCCAATGGATTTATTGGTTCATTGCCTTAGATTAGGATTGCACGCAGGATTTACAGGGCTTTTAATGACATGTTGGTTAAATGACATATTATTTGAATCTCCAAAAATCACAGTTGTAGAAAATGGTTTCAGTTCAGTCAAACCAAACAATGTAAATATTATGATAACAGGGCATCAGCATGCATTAATTCAGCCATTATGTGAGGCGGCAATGGATGAGGAATTAATAAAAATGGCAAAAGAAGCTGGAGCTGATAGTATAAAAATTATTGGGGCAACATGTAACGGGCAAGATATGGAGACAAGAATAGCCCATTTACCAGAGAGTTTTGTTGGTTATATAGCAAATAACTTCACAACTGAGCCATTGGTTGCTACTGGATTAATTGATGCTGTTGTTTCAGAATTCAACTGTACATTCCACGGCTTAAAGTTTGTTGCTGAAAAAACCAAAACAAAATTAATCTGTATTGATGATATGGCATACATTGAAGGAGCTGAATACATCCCATGGGAGCCAGAAAATGCCTATGAAAAGGCAAAAGAAATCATTAAAAAGGCAATTGAAGCATTTAAAGAAAGAAAGAATATACAGAAGGATTACTACGATGAAAAAGTTAAATCAGTCGTTGGTGTTGGAGAAGAATCATTAATTGAATTTTTAGGAGGTAGTGTAAAGCCATTAATTGACTTAATTGCTAATGGAAAGATTAAAGGAGTTGTTGGAGTTGTTGGATGCTCTAACATAGCAAGTGGAGGACATGACAATATAATTGTAACATTAACAAAAGAACTCATCAAGAGAGATATCTTAGTCTTAGCAGGTGGTTGTGTAAATAGCCCATTGAAACACGCTGGCTTATTTGACCCAAAAAGTGCTGAATTGGCAGGAGAAAGTTTAAAAGAAGTTTGTAAATCATTAGGAATTCCTCCTGTCTTAAACTTTGGAGCATGTTTGAGTATTGCAAGAATTGAGCAAGTTGCTGTTGCAATTGCCGAAGAGTTAGGAGTTGATATTCCAGATTTACCAGTTGCTGCATCAGCACCTCAGTGGTTAGAAGAACAGGCATTAGCAGATGCAACCTATGCAGTTGATATGGGCTTTACTGTCCATGTTTCACCAGTTCCATTCGTAACTGGTAGTGAACTGGTAACAAAAGTATTAACCAGCGATGTTGAGAGCTTAACAGGTGGAAGATTAATTCCAGAGCCAAACCCATACAAAGCCGCTGAGATATTAGAAAGTGTGATTATGGAGAAAAGGAAAAAACTCGGAATTTAATCTTTAATATTTTCTTTCTATTTAATAAATCTATGGGTGGAATTATGAAAATAAGGGGATTTGAAACTTCAATGATGGGAAGAGATATAGATTTTATTGTCCCAAGTATGACAAGGTTATGTTATTTAAATGAAATATCTCATGCCTTGGCAGGAGTTACTGCTGTTGAGAAGGCATATAATATAACTGTTCCTAATGAAGGTTTATATTTGAGAGAAATAGCAAGATTGGGAGAAATTATTGAAGTTGATGCTATAAAATTGAGAGAATTTACAAATACTAAGGAATTGGAAGATATTGGAAATGAAATAAAGTCAATCTTAGGAAAAAAAGGTAAATATTTGACAGTTGGAGGAGTTTTACAAAACATAAGTGATAAAAGAAAAGAAAAATTGTTAAATTTGGTAAATAAAGGTTTAAATTTAGTAAATAAGGAATTTATAAATTTAGTAGAAGAAAGAAAGAAAAAAATCTCTCTCCCAGATGTTGAATTAATATATGCCTATAACTTTGACATAAATAAGGTAGAAACTAATGGATATCCAAAAACAGCCTTCTATGATGGTAAAGTTGTTTATAGTGGAGCATTATCAAGAATGTATAACAAAGGATTAATAAAATCAAAAAATCTTTGGGATGTTCTCTCTGCAAGAGTTATTGAAATAGAACACTCTTTAATGGAAATTAAAAACCTATTAAACAAATTAAAATTAACTTATCCATATATGGAGCCGATTATAAAGGATGGTAAGGCTGTTGGAGAGGCAGTTATAGAAGGAGGAGAGGGAATTGTTTATCATAGAGTTGAGTTAATTGGTAGGGAAATTTTAGATTACACAATATTAACGAGTGAGAATTTCAACAAAGCTGTATTAGACAGTGTAGATAACGATGAAGGTAAAAGGATAATCCAACTCTGTGAAAGATGCTATTACTTATAAAATTTATTTAAGGTGATTTTATGGTAGGTTGTGGGTATTGTGGAAAAATTATCAAAAGTATTGAAAAAAAATATTATAATAAATTAAAAGAAAAAAAGATTGCATTAGTTGGAGGGGCTGTTAATTTAGATGATGAGGAAGAGGTTAAAAAAATAAAAGAAATTAGAAAAAATTCGGATATATTAATAGTTGTTGGAAGTTGTGCTGTAAGTGGTGGCTTCCAAAGAATGCTAATTGGCTTAGAAAATGGATTTCCTCAGAGATTTGTAAGAATTGGGGATGTTGTTAAAGTAGATTACGCAATAATAGGATGTCCTCCAGATGAAGAAGAGGTTGAAAAGGTAGTTAAAGCAGTTTTAAACAAAGATAAAGAAATTGTTGATTCATATTTAATACTAAAACCTTATGAAATAATTGCTGGAAGGCCAATTATTGACGCATATATGAAAGTTAATGAGGTTTTACTAACCTCAAATAAAGAACTATGTTTAGGATGTGACGATGCTCCAATAAATTACGAATTCTGCACTGGCTGTGGAACATGCGTTGCTAAATGTCCTGCAAACGCTTTAACAATTGATGAAAAACCAAAAGTCAATATAAGTAAGTGCATTAAGTGTGGAACTTGTTTCTTCAACTGTATAAGAGTAAAAGAGGCTCTACCGAGCGAAGCGAGGTAGTGCATTATTCCAATAGGGCAAAGCCCCATGGGTGTTAGAATTTGCTTCTTCAACTGTATAAGAGTAAGAGGTGAGGTATAATGAAATATCTCTCAGCAAAATCAAAGCTAAATATTGATGCCCAAGATGGTGGATTTACTACAACATTTTTATGTTATTGCTTAGAAAGTGAAATATTAGATGCAGTTGTAGTAGTTAAAGATAAAAATTGGAAGCCCTTCCCTTATATAGCAACAAATACAGTTGAATTGTTAAAATCTCCAAAGAGTAAATACTCTATCTCACCAAACAACAAATTGTTAGAATATGCTACTGAAAATTATGATAAAGTAGGTTTAGTAGGATTACCTTGTCATATATTGGGAGGCTTGCAGTATAGCTTAGAATTAAAAGTAGGATTATTCTGCACTAAAAACTTTTCCTATGATGTGTTAAAAAATATTATAAAAGAAAAATTTAATATTAGTATAGATGAAGTCATTAAAATGAACATATCAAAAGGTAAGTTTATCATTGAAACTTTAAAAAGGAATAATTTAATATATTCAGAAAAAGTTATTTATGAGATTCCTATAAAAGAGATTGAAAAATTATGTAACTTAGGTTGTAGATTATGTACAGATTTTTCAGCAAAATATGCTGATGTATCTGTTGGAAGTGTAGGAAGTAAAGAGGGATGGAACACTGTAATTATAAGAAACAAAAAAGTTGAAAATATAATATATGAAATGATTGAGAGAGACTTAATTGAAGTTAATGAAACAGTTGATATAAATATGGTTAAAAAATTAGAAAACATCAAAATGAAAAATGAAGAGTTAAATAAATGCTCAGCATACTTTGCTGTATGCCCATCTTTCTTTTAAATAATTTTTATTTTGGATATATTTAATTATATGAATATACAATTATAGTATAAATTTTATAAAAACAGTAATTAATATAATTAATCTTAAAAAAATTAAGATTCGTGAAACAATGGCTAATGTTGAAAGAATTAGTATCTCATTTCCAAAGTATCTTTTAAAAGAGATTGACAAGATTGTTAAAGATAAGGGATATTCAAGTAGAAGTGAATTAATAAGAGACTCTATAAGAAAGTATATTTTAGAAAATGACTTAGATAAAGATGGGCAAATCAGTGGAATTATTATAGTTGTATATACTCCAACAAAAAAGTCAATGGAAAAAATGAGTAAGTTATATTTTGAATATAATGAAATAGTTAAAACAATAAATCAATCATATATAACAACATCCTGTGGAAAAAATATGAAAGTAGAAATTTTTGTTGTTGAAGGAAATGCAGAAAAAATTTATGAATTTTATGATCAAATATCAAAGATTGACAAAAAAATTTACGATAAAATTGTAATATTTTAGATTTATTTTTATTACTTTATGCGATTCTATTTTAAATTTCTTCATAATAATTATGCTAAAAATTATGTTAAGTTAAATACTAGTTATGTCTCTTATAAAATTTAAAATTATCAAAAATCTTTTTATATAAATTAAATTAAAATATAATCAGACGTGAAAATAAATAAAAAAGAAATGGTGAAATTTATGGAATTTACTCCAAGACCTACAAAGATGTTCTGTTTCCAATGCCAAGAGGCTGCAAGAAATGAGGGATGTACAGTTGTGGGAGTTTGTGGAAAGAAAGATAATGTAGCAAACCTTCAAGATTTGTTAATTTATACTATAAAAGGTTTATGCTATGTATGTAACAAATCTAACTACTTAGATGATGAAGTTATGGAATATATTCCAAAAGCGTTATTTGTAACAATAACAAATGTCAATTTTGACGATAGGGATGTTATTGATTATATAAAGAAAGGAGTAGAGTTGAGAGAAAAAATCATTGAAAAATCTAATTTAAATAAAGAAGAACTTCCTCACTGTGCTACTTGGACATATAATGATGATAATGACATAATAAAATTATCAAATACAAAGGAAGTTAGTGTTTTAGCAGAAGATAATGAGGATATAAGGTCTTTAAAAGAACTCATAACCTATGGAATTAAAGGAATTGGGGCTTATTTAAGCCATGCAATGCATCTCGGTTATAACAATGAAGAAATCCACAAATTTATAATTAAAGCATTGGCTAAACTCATTGAATGCAATGATGTAGATGAACTCTTCAATTTAGCAATGGAAACTGGAAAGTATGCAGTAGATACATTGGCATTATTAGATAAGGCACATACTGAAACCTATGGACATCCAGAAATAACAGAGGTTAATTTAGGAGTTAGAGACAGACCAGGAATATTAATTAGTGGGCATGATTTAAAAGATTTAGAGCAGTTATTAGAGCAAACTAAAAATACAGGGGTAGATGTCTATACACACTGTGAGATGTTACCAGCTCATTACTATCCATTCTTTAAGAAATACGACCACTTCGTTGGAAACTATGGAGGTTCATGGCCACACCAAACAGAAGAATTTGAGAAATTTAACGGCCCAATAGTCATGACAACAAACTGTTTAGTTCCTCCAAAAGATTCCTACAAAGACAGAGTTTATGTAACTAATGAAGTTGGCTATCCAGGATTGAAGAAAATCCCAATAAAAGAAGATGGCACTAAAGATTTCTCAGAAGTTATTGAACATGCTAAGAAATGTAAGCCACCAACACCACTCGAAAATGGTAAGATAGTTGGAGGATTTGCACACAATCAAGTGTTGGCATTGGCAGATAAAATAGTTGAGGCAGTTAAAAGCGGAAAGATTAGAAAGTTTGTTGTAATGGCTGGATGTGATGGAAGGCATAAAACAAGAGAATATTATACAGAATTTGCTAAGAAATTACCAAAAGATACAGTAATATTAACATGTGGATGTGCAAAATATAGATTTATTAAGTTAGACTTAGGAGACATTGATGGAATTCCAAGAGTATTAGATGCTGGGCAATGTAATGATAGTTACTCATTAGCAGTAATTGCTCTTAAATTAAAAGAAGTCCTTGGATTAAATGACATAAATGAACTCCCAATAGCCTATAATATCTCATGGTATGAGCAAAAGGCCGTTGCAGTATTATTGGCATTACTATACTTAGGAGTTAAAAATATTGTTTTAGGGCCTACATTACCTGCCTTTTTATCACCAAATGTAGCGAAAGTATTAGTTGAGAAGTTTGGAATTTCAACAATCTCAACTGTTGACGAAGATATTAAGAGATTAGTTGGATAAATTTTTAACATTTTTAAAATTTTGAGGAGGTATATTATGATAGAAAAGGTTTATGAATTTAAAAAGGATGCTACAACAAAGGTTGTTGAAAAAATTGTCAATGCCGAGCATGTTCAAATCAATCACATAGTTCTACCAAAAGGAGATCAAATGCCCAAACATTACTCAAACTCATACGTGCATTTAATAATTATTAAAGGAGAAATGACCTTAACCTTAGAGGACCAAGAACCGCACAACTATAAAGAAGGAACTATTGTTTATATCCCATACAATGTAAAGATGCTCATTCAAAATTTAAACTCTGATATATTAGAGTTCTTTGTTATAAAAGCACCACACCCAAAGAAATTAAATGCCCCAGAGGAACCTATAAAGTGTGAATAATTTTTCTCTCTCTTTTAAATAATTATTATTTCTATAAAAGGTGGGAATGTGGAATTAAAAGAATTAATGGAGAAAATAATTTCAAATAAAATAAAACTCTTCTTAATGTGTAAATTTAAATCAATAGAATAATATAAGAATGAATTATATGAAAATATTGCAGTTAGCCAAATGAAAGATGTTGAGACACTTTATGAAAAATACCTTATGTATATTGGAGAAAAACCAAATATAAAAGTTGAACTAAATAAAAATATTGATATAAAAGAGATTTTAAAAGAAATCATTGATTTGGAGAAAAAACTTATAAATGAATGTGGAATGACCTTTGGAATTAGACAGACTACAATACACTGCCTTACAAAGGATGAAAGATTTTATTTTTATTTAATTAAATAGGGTGAAATTATGATGATTGATGCTCACACCCATTTAGATGTTAGGAGTTTTGAGGATTTGGAGAAAATGGCATTATGTGGAATTGAAACAATTATAACCTGTGCCCATGACCCATACAAAA
This genomic stretch from Methanocaldococcus sp. harbors:
- the cooS gene encoding anaerobic carbon-monoxide dehydrogenase catalytic subunit, with translation MKNCITAIPEIKKMVEKAKLKGIETPHTRFPNQFPKCPYGLKGVYCILCANGPCRITEKTPYGVCGATADVIVARNLCRAVAAGTSCYVHCAENAARALLSAGKGEGSYEIRNEKKLRFLAKKLGFDANKDAKMLAVEIAEFILEDMYKPRWEKSELVPKLCPEKRLEVFKKLDILPGGAKGEIVDALTKTSTNLNSNPMDLLVHCLRLGLHAGFTGLLMTCWLNDILFESPKITVVENGFSSVKPNNVNIMITGHQHALIQPLCEAAMDEELIKMAKEAGADSIKIIGATCNGQDMETRIAHLPESFVGYIANNFTTEPLVATGLIDAVVSEFNCTFHGLKFVAEKTKTKLICIDDMAYIEGAEYIPWEPENAYEKAKEIIKKAIEAFKERKNIQKDYYDEKVKSVVGVGEESLIEFLGGSVKPLIDLIANGKIKGVVGVVGCSNIASGGHDNIIVTLTKELIKRDILVLAGGCVNSPLKHAGLFDPKSAELAGESLKEVCKSLGIPPVLNFGACLSIARIEQVAVAIAEELGVDIPDLPVAASAPQWLEEQALADATYAVDMGFTVHVSPVPFVTGSELVTKVLTSDVESLTGGRLIPEPNPYKAAEILESVIMEKRKKLGI
- a CDS encoding nickel-dependent hydrogenase large subunit; this encodes MKIRGFETSMMGRDIDFIVPSMTRLCYLNEISHALAGVTAVEKAYNITVPNEGLYLREIARLGEIIEVDAIKLREFTNTKELEDIGNEIKSILGKKGKYLTVGGVLQNISDKRKEKLLNLVNKGLNLVNKEFINLVEERKKKISLPDVELIYAYNFDINKVETNGYPKTAFYDGKVVYSGALSRMYNKGLIKSKNLWDVLSARVIEIEHSLMEIKNLLNKLKLTYPYMEPIIKDGKAVGEAVIEGGEGIVYHRVELIGREILDYTILTSENFNKAVLDSVDNDEGKRIIQLCERCYYL
- a CDS encoding 4Fe-4S binding protein, with amino-acid sequence MVGCGYCGKIIKSIEKKYYNKLKEKKIALVGGAVNLDDEEEVKKIKEIRKNSDILIVVGSCAVSGGFQRMLIGLENGFPQRFVRIGDVVKVDYAIIGCPPDEEEVEKVVKAVLNKDKEIVDSYLILKPYEIIAGRPIIDAYMKVNEVLLTSNKELCLGCDDAPINYEFCTGCGTCVAKCPANALTIDEKPKVNISKCIKCGTCFFNCIRVKEALPSEAR
- a CDS encoding Coenzyme F420 hydrogenase/dehydrogenase, beta subunit C-terminal domain; translated protein: MKYLSAKSKLNIDAQDGGFTTTFLCYCLESEILDAVVVVKDKNWKPFPYIATNTVELLKSPKSKYSISPNNKLLEYATENYDKVGLVGLPCHILGGLQYSLELKVGLFCTKNFSYDVLKNIIKEKFNISIDEVIKMNISKGKFIIETLKRNNLIYSEKVIYEIPIKEIEKLCNLGCRLCTDFSAKYADVSVGSVGSKEGWNTVIIRNKKVENIIYEMIERDLIEVNETVDINMVKKLENIKMKNEELNKCSAYFAVCPSFF
- a CDS encoding CopG family ribbon-helix-helix protein, translating into MANVERISISFPKYLLKEIDKIVKDKGYSSRSELIRDSIRKYILENDLDKDGQISGIIIVVYTPTKKSMEKMSKLYFEYNEIVKTINQSYITTSCGKNMKVEIFVVEGNAEKIYEFYDQISKIDKKIYDKIVIF
- the hcp gene encoding hydroxylamine reductase; translated protein: MEFTPRPTKMFCFQCQEAARNEGCTVVGVCGKKDNVANLQDLLIYTIKGLCYVCNKSNYLDDEVMEYIPKALFVTITNVNFDDRDVIDYIKKGVELREKIIEKSNLNKEELPHCATWTYNDDNDIIKLSNTKEVSVLAEDNEDIRSLKELITYGIKGIGAYLSHAMHLGYNNEEIHKFIIKALAKLIECNDVDELFNLAMETGKYAVDTLALLDKAHTETYGHPEITEVNLGVRDRPGILISGHDLKDLEQLLEQTKNTGVDVYTHCEMLPAHYYPFFKKYDHFVGNYGGSWPHQTEEFEKFNGPIVMTTNCLVPPKDSYKDRVYVTNEVGYPGLKKIPIKEDGTKDFSEVIEHAKKCKPPTPLENGKIVGGFAHNQVLALADKIVEAVKSGKIRKFVVMAGCDGRHKTREYYTEFAKKLPKDTVILTCGCAKYRFIKLDLGDIDGIPRVLDAGQCNDSYSLAVIALKLKEVLGLNDINELPIAYNISWYEQKAVAVLLALLYLGVKNIVLGPTLPAFLSPNVAKVLVEKFGISTISTVDEDIKRLVG